In the Triticum aestivum cultivar Chinese Spring chromosome 2B, IWGSC CS RefSeq v2.1, whole genome shotgun sequence genome, TTCAGCTAGGATTTTCTCCCAGCTGTCCACGGTGCCCTGGCTGGAGTCACTGGGCAAAAGATCGATCACTTCCGGtgtcctcaccccccccccccccccgtgcccgcTACCACAcattgtggtacttcttcttcttaGGCGACGGCAAAGTTGTTGAAGGATCGGGAGGAGGCGAGCCGGTGCGTGCTCGGGGCAGATGTTCGCATAAAATCGCCCGCGGCGAACCCCGACGCCTAGATCCAGCCAACTTTGGTGGGAGTCGGGGGCTGCGATGGTCGATTGGAAGTGCCgaccgggggcggcggcggggggggggggggtgtaccgGCATGGCTGCGGTGCAGGTGGATTTGGGCTACGCCCGAGTGGGCCCAACCCGAAATCAAGCTTGAAAGTCCGAAGATTGCATTTTAAGTGCTTACGCATGAAAGCTCgacacaaaaataaaaaaatagaagtcTGAGCCTAAGGCCCATTTGAATTAGCTTTTGGGTTGCAAACAAGGCCTGAGCCCGCCTAATGAGACAAGCCCGACCCTGCCCGACTTAGTTATTCAACTTTTCAAGCCAAATCTTCTAACAAATGTTCACCTTTAAAATCTCATTCTCTTCCCCAAATATTGCTAAACATGTTTGGTATAGACAATGACATAAGAATGAATAATAAACTCTTTCGGTTTTATTTACTCTGTATATAAGCTTTATCGTAAGTCAAACTTTCTATATTTCGGTCAAATTTATAAAAAACATTATTAACTTTCACGATACCAAATTAGTGTCCTTAGATTCCTCATGAaatatattttcacatcatatatatcTGTTATTGTAAACACttaaagtttgatcaaatttattaATTTTAATTTAAGACACAATTAATACGGagaattttatttttttaaaagagTATTAAGCATCCCCTTCAGCCCAAGCCCAAGGAACGCAATCACGGCGTTTCTGCCTCTCTTCCTAAAGTCGGCGTCACCGTTCCGTCCTCCAGTCCAAGGCTGCCTCCACAAGTTCACAGCCCCTGCCGTCCCACCCGGCCACCTTATCCGTCAGATCTCCCCCGCCCCGTGATCTGCCCCGTCCGTCTTCCCACAACACCCcaccctcccctctccccctcccccgtcTTCGACCCGAACCCCAGCGGCGGAGCCGACGaagaggaggagaccaaggctcGACGGACAAGGGGAGGACCTCCGCTCTCTCGGCGATCGCGAGACTACCCTCCTCAAGATGGTAATCTCCCGCCCCATGCTCTGTTCCTCCGATCCTCGCCGTGTTTCCCGTCCGTCGTGCCGAGAATCGCGATCTGGCGAGAAGAAGTCCGCGGAGAACTAGATCTCCCGGCGTTTTTGCCCTAGAATTTGGAACCGATCCGGCCGCTTCTACTAGTCCCGGGCGTCGCGTAGTTCAGATCGATGGTGGAGAACGGAGCAGAAACTCCGCTCTGCTTTCTCGAACTGATTCTGACCATGTGTACTCGCGGCATTGCGTGGTTCGTGCAGGTGCTGATGCAGGCAGATCCGTTCCTGAGCGAGCTGACCAACATGTACGAGCGGAGCACGGAGAAGGGCTCCGTGTGGGTCACCATGAAGCGATGTGAGTTGGTCCCTTCACCGCTGGTTCGTGTGGTGTGGGTTGTGGATTTGATGGGTTCAGCAAGTCGGTCTGATGTGACGAGTTGTTTGATGTGCGCAGCATCGATGAAGTGTCAGGCTAGGTTGAAGAAGATGGCGAGTAAGGGGGAGCCTGTTGAGTACCGGTGCCTGGTCCGCGCCTCCGATGGCAAGAGGAACATCTCCACCTCGGTATTATTCACTTTTTTTCTGCTACTGGTTCCGCATTATGACTGTGAGATGTGTTTTGCATTGATTCTGTACCTGGTGGTAATCAGGCCGCTGTTAGTCATTGTCATTAGCCCCTGTTCTGCTAGGGTTGTGAATCATAGGTCAGACGTTTGCATATTTCCTCCTGATAGGTTTGCATACATGCTGATAGAATATTTGTTGGTTGTTTACTTCCAGTTCAGAATGGTTTGGTTGATATTGAGAAATTGATAGGTAGGTAAATCAACTCAGTGGCCTGAATATGTAGAGAGGATACATTGTACCTATGATCATTGTGCATATCACAATCATCCTAGTGCTGCGGGATATGCAGCAACTTTGAGTAGCATAATGACAAGTATAAAGCGAGGAAtgaagcacttgcgtttggtacatTTTGACCATAGTGGTACAAGTCTTTTATGCAGTAATCTCTCTATTGCTACAGCTGTAGGCAAACTAATAGAGCAGTGGGAAGAGGGGGCCATCACTAATGAGTTTTCTTGATTATCAATCTTATTACTGAATGGGAAAGAGTTAGAACTTACCAGTGTTAAGATAGTTCAGCAATTGGTGCAAATTTGAAGGATGGGACATATTTTCTTGCCCTTGTCAAGTTTCAATTGCATGAACCAGTGAGGACCCACATTAATTGTTTCATCTTACATCAGTTGAACACCTTTCATAAAAGTGTATACAGTTTATTTCCACTTTGCAAATACCTAAGCTATATTTTCCCAATGATCATGTCATAACACCTCATGATATCACCTTATCTTTTGTGAAAGCCCTTATTAAGGAGCATTTTCCATTGACAAGGTTATGCATCAATGGGAACCCATGCATTTAAGCTTTCCGACGAAACAATTGAATATGTGCATCTTTTACCACAAGACACTGTTGCCGTCAATTTGTGCAACCTGTCTTAGTAATAAAATCATGGCCCATCTAAAAAAGGGAGAATTGACAAGTTAAGACTCCCAATTCCCATTACGTAAGTTTTGCTAAACAATTTCACTTCTCCTTTTCATTTTGATGGTTGAAGTGGTGATGTAGGGCGTCCCTTACTTATGGCTACAAAACTGTTGTTTATTTCTGTTATCTTATATTTCCTTCATTTTCATGTAGAAGAAGGGTTACTAGTTATCCTAATTACTAATGATGTCTGCTGTCAATTTGGAAACATGCCTGCCCATTTCATATCCCGATAACACAAAACAAGTACTCACATGAACTAATCTGTTTATCTTTGTGCATATCTATTTGCCCCCATCCATATCAAATTTCTGCATGCCCCCTGAGTAAGGCATTTTTTCTACCAAGTGCTTTACCTTCGGGGCTGGATAAATATGTGCACTTAGAGCTTAGGGTGAATGCTCATGCTACATTTTTGATATGTTGGCAATACTATGAATATTTTCTGAAATGTCGTCAGAGAACTGTCATTTGCAATATTGTTTCGGTTATGAGGACtgatgacttattttattttaatggTGGCATTATTGAACATATCTGTCCTGGCACTTTCATTGCATTTCTGGACCAATCAGTGAACCTTACTGTACTTGCAATGCCATGCCTTTCAGCTGTCTGCAAAGGAGTATCTGAAATTCCAAGCTTCATATGCCCTGGTTCTTAAAGCCCACATGCATGCTTTGAAGAAGAGGGAGCGGAAGGACAGGAAGAAGACGGTCGAGGCAGAGAAGATACCCGAGAAGGAACcgaagaagcagaagaaatcaTCTTCGAAGAAATCCGCTGGGTCTAAGTAGTGAGGTACTTGCAGAATTTACTGAGACCTTTTTCGCCCACATGTGCGGTCGAGACGTTGTCACCCGTTTTACCCTTAATTCATGTCCGCGAGATGAAGCCTGTGAATACCTATATAGAGACGCCTCGTCGCCTGGCATTTTTGAAGCAGTGTTTTGTTCTGGTTGTAAGCCCCACCCTTGCCTCTAGAAAAGGCATGCTTTCTTGAACTGCTAGATCTGACAATTGAAGCCTAGTAAGTACAATTTGCAATGGTTTCTCGGTTTGATGGTGAAGAATCTGTAGCTTTGGTTGCTGGTGTGTTTTAGCTTCGTGATCTCATGTCAAGTGGTTGCGAGAATATTGTTATTTGCGGGTTAGGTATGTTGCCTAAAGAAATGGCACACCTCTCTCTGCAGCTGCTGAATCAACAACATGCATCTGAGCCTGGTCGGGCGCTGCCATCCTTCTATGTTTGTCTATAGTTAATCAGTCTTGGATGCCGTATCTGCTTGCCCTCACCGCTGTTGCTTCCTGGCCAGTTGCCCTGCCATGATGCCAATGCGTACGCATATCATCAGAATGATTTTTTTTTGTTAGCCTCTGTGCCAAGTTTTGCGTTTAGATCACAATGTTTTTTTATCTCAATCTGAACATGTTTTACCACTCGAATGCAAGAATCTGTGAAGTGTTCTTTTTATAGATCCGCACACGAATCTTTGCCCAGTGAGGGAGAGCCGTCACCATCCACCACCGAAACCGGACAAAAACCCAACAAAAAATAATCCGAAAGCCAACAAGGCTAGCACTGATCGCTCACTGATCCATCATCACCAAACGCCCCCGAGCTGAGCTCGCGCcgagctcctcgtcccctccctttGCCTGCCACCACCCACTCCCGATCGCCTCCCCCGTcgccacccaccaccaccacccctcaAAATCTCATCTTTTGTTTCCTCATCCCACTCCCCCACCACCACTCCTACCATACCGCCACCATGAGAGGCCTCCTCGCGTGCGCCACGCtggcccgccgcgccgccgccgcctcatccacgggcgccgcctccaccaccgccgcgcgccgccaccttgccggcgcggcggaggcggccgaGGCGGAGCTGAAGAAGACGGCGCTCTACGACTTCCACGTGGCGCACGGGGGCAAGATGGTGCCCTTCGCCGGCTGGAGCATGCCCATCCAGTACAAGGACACCATCATGGACTCCACCCTCAACTGCCGCGCCAACGGCAGCCTCTTCGACGTCTCCCACATGTGCGGCCTCAGCCTGCAGGGCCGCCAGGCCATCCCCTTCCTCGAGTCCCTCGTCGTCGCCGACGTCGCCGCGCTCAAGGACGGCACGGGGTCCCTCACCGTCTTCACCAACGACAAGGGCGGCGCCATCGACGACTCCGTCGTCACCAAGGTCAACGACCACCACGTCTACCTCGTCGTCAACGCCGGCTGCCGGGACAAGGACCTCGCCCACATCGGCGCCCACATGGAGGCGTTCCAGAAGAAGGGCGGCGACGTCAAGTGGCACGTCCACGACGAGCGCTCCCTCCTCGCCCTGCAGGTCAGCTGACGCTTCCTTGCCCTCTTCATCTTGATTGGTACTTTTCCTGCTTTTTTAGTTAATAGTACTCCCAAGGTTGGATACATATATTTATTTCTAAGATTAGGGAATGCACTACTTGGAGCTTCAAGGGTGCCATAAATAAATGGCCCATTTCTGTCAGGAAAGATTTTGGGATGTACATTATGATGGAGTGTTGATACATCGCGATTCGGTGGAGTTCATTGTTAGTGAAATTGAGTTTCAATGTGATTAGTTCAGATTAACATTTAGCTTTATTGGGGAAAAGGCACTAATAGTATCATTGTTGATGTCAGTTTATGGTTTGTTGTTGATCTTGTAAAGACTGAGTTCAGCTAGTATGGCAGAATTCTCTTTTGATGGTGTGCAGATGGCAAAATCTAGATTTTTTTGTATCTTGCTGCTTGGTGAGATTTCTTGATAGGCAGTTGTGGTGCTTGCTTGCTTGGTCAAGTTTTGGTTTCTTAATCCTTACAAGATGCAATGCTCTATCTGAATTCTTA is a window encoding:
- the LOC123046779 gene encoding signal recognition particle 14 kDa protein isoform X1 is translated as MVENGAETPLCFLELILTMCTRGIAWFVQVLMQADPFLSELTNMYERSTEKGSVWVTMKRSSMKCQARLKKMASKGEPVEYRCLVRASDGKRNISTSLSAKEYLKFQASYALVLKAHMHALKKRERKDRKKTVEAEKIPEKEPKKQKKSSSKKSAGSK
- the LOC123046779 gene encoding signal recognition particle 14 kDa protein isoform X2, translating into MVLMQADPFLSELTNMYERSTEKGSVWVTMKRSSMKCQARLKKMASKGEPVEYRCLVRASDGKRNISTSLSAKEYLKFQASYALVLKAHMHALKKRERKDRKKTVEAEKIPEKEPKKQKKSSSKKSAGSK